The segment AGCAAACAGCAAGCACAGGCTTGTTTTCCCCTTACAAGGAATTATTAATGCACAAGTTTTCAGTCACATAGTCTTCAGTTGCTTAAAAATGGggataacaacaacaaaagttaTCCCAGGAACATCAGCTTTTCCTAGGAAAAGGCCTGGAGATGATTATCAGCATCTGGAAAGGGTTCTGCAGGGCTTGTcctctcagcctgtgggaggaGGTGAACATGGGTTAGTGGTTGGTAGCAGCTGCTGTGTTCACCTCCAGATCTCACAGGCATCTCACCATACCTTGAAGcttggggaaactgaggcacagggacTGTCGTGAGATGCCAAATCCACAGCTCATGTTCCCATTCCTAGTCCTGTGCTGCACCCATCGGCTCTTGCTGCCTCAGCTTTGTCCCAGCCACCTGCACCAGCTGAGAGGTGTAAAACCCAAAGGACCCCCCTCTCCCAACTTGCTCTTGCTCCATGCTAGTGGGGTCTCTCCTCATCAGCAAGCACCACGGTCTACTCTTGCATTTCACTTGCAAAGCAGGCCTGTGCTCACTGCCTGGCTTTGCTGAGGAACAAAATAGCCCTCAACGTCCCTTTGCCTCCCTGCTGTGTCGGGTGCATGGATCTTCTCCTCTGTGTCCCATCTGTTACCTTCTGCTCTTCACATTGCACCTCTTCCCTGGTCCATTTATAGCATCGCAAGGGATTTTAAATAGCAGCGATTCCAGACAGCAGAGAGTTTCAAACCAGGTGGGATGAGTGGGTTTGGGAAGTGGAGTGAGACAGACCAAGGTTCACGGTGCCAGTCGTGTTCTCCAGGTTGCTAGGGCCAGGAATGGTGCCTTCCCAGCCTCGGCAGCACATCCCCAGCCAAGCCAGCAGGAGCAAACACCCATGCATTAACATTCCTCTGCTTGAGGTTGGGTTTCTCAGCCCCGCTGAGACGGATGAGCCCAAGTGGCAGCATCACTGCATGGATGCCTGCAGTGCACAGCAGCGAGAGCAGAGGAGGGACCGTCTCAGCTGTCAATGGGGCCATGTGGGGACCGCTGGGCATCTCCCCAGCCCACTGCTGCCGCCCCACAGCTGTTGAGCCATTGCTCAGCCCTGGTTTAATTCTGGCCGTGCCCCCTccccagagctgagctccagcacGTTTAATCCACACACAGCTCTTTGAGGAGGGGCTCACGTAAAGCCAATGCCTCTCGGTTGGATCAGCCGGTGGTGCTGAGCCGGTAGGGTTACACGGCTGCTATTTTCACCCCGGGAAGGAGACACACGCTCCATCAGCATTCTCCagtgggttttttgcttgtctttGTTATGTTCCCTTGGGGACATTAGCCTGTGCTTTAAGCCTGGCGCTGTCACAGCTTTGCTGTGGATAACCATGCACCGCCTTGGCCTCTCAATGGCCTTGAGTGCGCAGTGAAAGCCCTGTCCTTGCTGGAAGCTGTGTTCTCAGCCTCTGAAAAGTGCTTTCTGAGTTCAGGGAGATATAGTTCCTAAATGGGAGATGCTGTCCTCTGGGATGCTGTCGTCTGCTGGCGAAGCCTGTGTTGGTCTCCATGGCTTGGCTATAGTGAAGGAGGTGAATGGTCCATGGGGTTGGTATCTCAGGGATGGCcctgcaggaaagcaggcaCTGtccaggagaggagaaggaagaggggtCTGTGTTTCTGGATGGGATTTCTTCACAGCCAAGCAGGGGGATGGGGGTCAGCCAGTTGGAAGCTGGGATTTCCTTGGTCCCACAACATGACTTTCTCATCTGCAGAGCTCCCAAAGATCCGCATGCCCCGTCACCTGCGGGAGACCTACGTCAGGCATGTTGGGGATGCTGTGAACATGATGATCCCTTTCCAGGTACGTGGGCAGTTTGGGATTTAATCCCCCAGGATTCTTCACTGCAGGCTAGCTTCTGCAGTGACTTCCATAGCCGCTATGACATGCCTGGGGCCAACTGTGGGCTGGCTAGTCCTGGTGCCCGTGCCTTATTGGCCAAGGCtaggagatgggatgggaactTTAGTCCCATTCCTGCCTGGCTCctgtttttctcctgctgaAACGTGCTGGCCAAACCAGGGCGAAGCGAGGCAGAAAGCCGCCCCTGAGGTCAGGGCTATGTCAATGCCATGCTGGGAGCCTGCACTGGCCATGCTCCAGGCATGAACTGTCCCTGGCTGCTGAATTCAAGCCCCTCCTGCTAGGCTTGAATTGCCTGGGGTAGAATTGAGCTTAGTGCCTGAGAAACaggagcacagctctgcctgccctgccttgGGCAAGTAAAGCTGGACTTGCTCTGTGAGGACTCTGGGAGACCAGCCCATTCCAAGCATCATCTCTGGAGCCTTTGATGGATTCCCATCAGTGAGGCTGGCAGGGCTCGGTTGTGATTTCTTCCCTGGTTACTGCCGGTTGGGAGAGGCCAAATCCAGgccactgctgcctgcacaaAGCAGGGTGGCTCTGCCCACCCATCCTTCCCAGCAGGACCCATTGGGACCGTGTGCTCGAGCGGCTCCTAACCAACCTGTGCGGGTTGCTCCAGGGAAAGCCGCAGCCGGAGGTGATCTGGACCAAGGGTGGGCAGCCCCTGGACACCAGCCGCATCGCCATCCGCAACACGCAGAAGGACACCATCTTCTACATCCGCGAGGCGCAGCGCGGGGACTCGGGCAAGTACGAGCTCACCGTGAGGATAAATGGAGCGGAGGACAAGGCTATCCTGGACATCCGAGTGATtggtgaggatggggatggggccCTGCAGGGGCTCGGGTTTACCCCTTGGTTAGGGGATAGTTCTTGTTCTGGGAGGGATAGGACAGGGCCAGCAGCAAGGCAAGGGACTTTGGGGTCCTTCTTCCAGTGGGGTCTTCTCCAGGATCACAGACTCGGAATgctttggattggaaaggaccctagGATCAgccagttccaccccctgccacgggcagggacaccttccactggagcagctgctccaagcccctgtgtccaacctggccttgagcactgccagggatggggcagccacagcttctctgggcaccctgtgccagcgcctcagcaccctcccagggaacagcttctgccttagatccaacctgaacttgccctgtttcagtctgaacccatcaccccttgtcctatcgctacagtccctgatgaagcatccctctccagcatccttgtagtcccCATTTAGTTATTGGAATGTAGTCATGGAGGTGAACTCCTCTGGTTGGGGATGCAGGATTTCTGCCAGCTCACGTCCATTGCAGCTTCTCGTTCCTcattctgctgcagctgggtgAGAAGAGCTTAAAAGTGATGCGCAAGGGATGGTCAAGGCACAGCGTGTGGGGGGGGAGCAAATAGGGATGCCACCCTATGAGGGTTTGTGCTTGCAGAGCTGCCAGGCCCCCCCCAGAACCTGAAGCTGGTGGATGTGTGGGGCTTTAACGTGGCCTTGGAGTGGGCCCCACCGGCAGACAACGGGAACTCGGAGATCAAGGGCTACGTAGTGCAGAAATCAGACAAGAAGAGTGGGGTGAGTCTGTGCACTTGGGATGCTCTGATGTCTgcgcatccctgtatcccccccgtgccttccccatcccttggCCCCAGCCTGCCTCTCCTCACCGCTCTCCTTTTGCCCTCCCAGAAGTGGTTCACGGTGCTGGAGCGCTGCACCCGCACGAGCTGCACCATCTCCGACCTCATCATCGGCAACACCTACAGCTTCCGTGTGTTCGCTGAGAACGCCTGTGGGCTGAGCGAGAAGGCAGCAGTCACTGCCGCGGTGGCCGACATCAAGAAGACAAGTAGGGACGATGCTCTGCCTAAGGGcatggaggtggtggtgggCAAGAAGGGTCCTGTCCGTGTCTGGGGCTGGTGGGGGCTTCCTGGTGTtgtggtgatgctgctgggaTGGGCACTGGGATGAGCACTGAAGAAGTGAGGCTGGGCATCCCCTGCCCTCCTTCTAGACCTCCTTTCTGCTCTGGAGGAGGTTTGTGCCATGGTTGGTCTGTAGGAGGGATCAAGGACATCCCTAGGGTGAAATTGAAGCAGGAGGGGTGAGGAACAGCCCTGGCTTTGGCCCCGCAGCTCAGGACCAGCAGAGGAAGAGACCCCTGCAGTGGTTCAGCTGAGGGGTCCCAACCAGCATCCCCaagccctcccttccctccatccATTCCCATGCTGGTCCCTGGAAGAGCACACAGTGAGGTGGGGTCTCTGTCACTTGCAGAGCTTACCTCTATCTCCTATGCACTGAATTGTGGGGATGGAGTAGGAGATCCAGAGCAGTGCCTGGCCTGGATGTGATACCCTGCACATAGCTGTTGGTTTGCAGACTGGCATCTCCCCTGTCCCCTGCAGGGATTGGTCAATAACATGGCATGGTTGGATGAGAAGGAGTTTATAGACAGGGTTGGTCTGAATTGAAGGCTGGATCCCCAGGTCAAGCTAGATGCTGTCTGGCTTATTATCATGGcatcatagagtggtttggattggaaggaaccttgGACATCATATGTGAAGGAGCAGATTTTGGTGTGCCTTGGACTGCATCCCTGTGGCCATGTCCCATGTGGTCAGCCCAGGAGCTCTGCCTCAACCTAGGATTAACTTACCTCCTTAGAAACTGCTTACCAGGCAGAGAAGATCCCCCAACGGGACATGATGGAGCCTCCGAAGTTCACCCAGCCCCTGACAGACCGAATCACCACCCGAGGCTACAACACACATCTCATCTGCTGTGTCCGGGGCTTCCCCCAGGTCAGTGGGTCCAACACaggcagcatcacctctgcaTGCAGGCAGCCACCAGTGGGGGTTCTGAAGGGTGGATGGAGGTGTTGGGATTCACTTTGTCATGTTAGGTTGGGGTTGGATGAAGTTAGGGGGCCGCAGCTGCCCTCTAAGTCAAACTAGGGTGAATGTGGGGTGTTTCTGTGTAGAGATGTGGGGCTGATCTTGATTCAAGCCAAgtcctgtttccttctgcacTGGAGGAAGAAGTGTGGGGCAGTTTTTAGGGCTCAAGAATGGGATATTTAGCTCTACCAACTACTTCTGACTATGAATCCCACCACGGCCACCTGCTTCAGGCAGGGTTGAGGCAAAAGGAGGTGGCTGCATTTTAGGGCcagatttctcttttctctccctgctttaaagaaacaaattctgctgctttcagcccAAAATCATCTGGATGAAAAATCAGATGGAGATACGGGAAGACCCCAAATACATAGCAATGATCGAGCAGGGCGTCTGCTCCCTGGAGATCCGCAAGCCCAGCCCTTTCGATGGGGGCATCTACACCTGCAAAGCTGTAAACGCCCTGGGGGAAGCCTCAGTAGACTGCAGACTGGATGTGAAAAGTAAGATTGGCTGAGGAGATGGAGGAGCAGCTCTCCTTGCCTGCCTTTCCCACTTCTGGCTGTTGCATTGCTGTGGTTTGTCCCTGTTTTGTGTTGGTCCTGGTGATGGAGGAGCCTAAGAGCACTGGGCAGCCCTGTAGAGGTGGAGCTTTGGGCTTTTTGGGTTTATGGGCTTGAAACCTCTTGAAATCACCTTCCCTCATGCATGGCCAAAAGCTGGGGAAGAAACCAGAAGCTGCAGAGCCAAAGGAGCAGAGGTGCTGGTGGAGGCTGGGACAGCCTCGTGCTCCTCACTGTGTCCATCAGTACTTGTGTCCCAAGCTGTCCACAAGCCATGCATGCGGGGACTGTGCTGCACCCCCTGCACTTGGCACCTGGGTTGCTCTGATTTATGCCTCGGGATCCTGCCCAGACTTTCCAGCTCACATTTCCCTGCCTCAGCAGAGTTCCCAGCCCAGTCCCTGCATGGAAGTGCCCTGCTTTGCTCCCCACAGACGCCTTCTCTGTGTACTCAGCATGCAGGAGGATGCATGCCCACCACTCTACACGTGCTCTTGACGTGGTGCTGTGTCCTTAGACACATGGCGTTGTTATTTCTACTCCTATGGCTTCCCAGCATAATGCTTGCCCCAAGACACGCTCTGCCCTACTTCCCAGGCAGGAAGGGCTGCAGTCTGTCCATGCAGACAGCATGGTGAGGTTGGCCAGGAGGATGAGCTTGGCACTGTGCTGGGGACACCCAGGTTGGGTTCTTGGGGACAAACTGGCCAGGAGCAGGCAATGACAGTGGTGAGTGTGATTGCTCAGAGAGTGCTTGCACAAGTGCATGGTGATGTGCACACAAGGAGGATGGTAGTGTTCTGGCTCACTTTTGGATGTCAAAAGGGGTGTGAAATGAAGGGAATTCAGGGGGTTTATATCTCCTGTGCTCTCCTACAGTGCCCCAGTGAGGACAGATCAGAGGGAAAGATGAAGAGCAAGGTAGGTCTGGGTTGGGGCTATGGGATGGAGAGAGGGTGAATCACTTCTGTGGGGATGGAGTTGAGTGGTTTGGATTAGCCCTTGTCACCAGTTAATGGAACCTCCAGGCCTATTCCATTGCTGTAGATGCACTGGTGGGGTGGGATGCAGCAGAGCCTGGGTGAAACTTGCTCCTTTGAAAGGTGGGCTGTAAATGTGGCCAGGAGGATGAAGATGCACGTAGAGACTGGTGTGCATGGGAGATGCatgggcagcagggcaggcagagcccTGGATAGCAGGCAGGGCTCAGAGAGCTGGGACACCAAGGGGTGGATTCACATGAGGACAGGTACAGGGGCTGGAGGCAGGTATGAAGCGGGGCTGTGGGGTGGAAAAGCAGAGTTAAAGAGAAGAGCTGAGCTGGGCTTGCCTCTTATTAGAGCCATGTCTGGGATATGGTTTCCCATCTCACCCCTGCCCACTGGTCTCTTGGCAGCGGTGCCTTCACAGGAGTCGGATCTTGTTCCTTTACCCCAGGtggatgctggagctgctctgcgGTAGTGTGGTGCATGGTGATGCTCCTGGCCATGGCCTCTGCTggcctgccccatccctgcctgtgctct is part of the Melopsittacus undulatus isolate bMelUnd1 chromosome 16, bMelUnd1.mat.Z, whole genome shotgun sequence genome and harbors:
- the MYBPH gene encoding myosin-binding protein H, whose protein sequence is MTGKTAPPATKPAPKKDTAPAPKQEPAPKQEPAPKQEPAPKEEPAPKQEPAPKEEPAPKEEPAPAPEHPPPTEQPTAPADEPAPVPTAEAAPAPEEGSPSAAAEPQTPEPEKSKGAPPSSPLALTVEEVSENSITLTWKAPEQTGRAHLDGYVVEIRKDGSTDWTAVNEEPFLSTRYTVQDLGSGDKIHVRVTAVSACGASAPATLEQPVLIREILQLPKIRMPRHLRETYVRHVGDAVNMMIPFQGKPQPEVIWTKGGQPLDTSRIAIRNTQKDTIFYIREAQRGDSGKYELTVRINGAEDKAILDIRVIELPGPPQNLKLVDVWGFNVALEWAPPADNGNSEIKGYVVQKSDKKSGKWFTVLERCTRTSCTISDLIIGNTYSFRVFAENACGLSEKAAVTAAVADIKKTKTAYQAEKIPQRDMMEPPKFTQPLTDRITTRGYNTHLICCVRGFPQPKIIWMKNQMEIREDPKYIAMIEQGVCSLEIRKPSPFDGGIYTCKAVNALGEASVDCRLDVKMPQ